ATGCATGCCATGCGACAGCTAGCTCTCCTACTAGGGATTGTGTGCCTGGCCAGTGCCCAAACTGAAATATGTACTGCCGGAGATTATAACATCGAGCCATTAGTAAAGTGATTTTACTCTGTATTTGTTGTAACAGCATGTGAACGGTTGCATCATGTCCGTAGGCCGGGGTACTGGCAGATTACCTTGGCAGAAGCTAACTGCAGACACTTCGGCTTTGATGAGTGTACGTTGTTTTTGGCATTCTGTCAGGAGCTACCCTCAAGCATTTCCGGATGTGATACAAGCGAGGATGTGTTGGGACCGACCAGCCTTTGCGTCACTAACGGGACAGTGGGATACAGCATGGGAGCGTATGATGATAATATGAATCCGTTTCGGATGAGTGAGTGGTAGTTACAGAAAAGTATGTAAAGTCCCCcccccaacacacacacacacacacacaccatcacCTCTattacaaggggtagtcacttcaatactgtctgttgaaacacttatGACCGGATCAGATTCAATCAAGGGGCTTTTGTACAATGAATCAAGTGATCGAGACATCTGCAAAAGTGACGATTAAGTACCTTTGAAAGCTAACTTTAGCAAACATAATAATTTACTGGTATTTTACGGTAGAcaatcaagaatcaaggctctcctgtggtgtgtagttttggaattgtAGCGCTAGACGATAGGAAGAGCAAGACAATCGATTTTTACAGcacctatactgaaaataaactacaggcgcttacatttgcagtcataacttccatttgcatTAGCACGTATCTGAAATTTACGCAAGAAATTCTTCAATCTCTTACCTTTAAGACCACTTCCGATTAGTCTACAGTGTTGCAATTTAGTtttaaatgttcaccatggattaacaaatcaaccaaggtatagtgttagctaTGTAGTCACTTGGTATGAAAGtagtttagttgaagaaataaCGATCTCGTTTATGTTTACTGCCTTGTAATTTAGGTATCTAGATAATCTTTTATTCTCAGCCATAGTACACGTGCTCAACTGACAATACTGCTGGCAGGCTCGCCACAAAAAAGGAaagttttaaaattccatagaaacttgttggaagggtttggagtCACTCTCTGAAGCTTGGTTATGCCCATCTAATTAATATTGCcagaaggaaaagtgaggctggttttttgggtgatatttttaggCAATAAAGCCCCGACCTCCTAGTCTTGTGCCTAGATCATTTTTTCTTCTCCAAACCTGTATTGGATAAATGCAGCCTGGACTCAAGACTATAaaccttggacactgcagaaaatattgctgagaaaataaaataaaaaatctgAAGTTGTGTGACCaggtcaggtttttgctgagatggtcacaaattTCTTATCAAGATAATGTAAATCTTTGTACTCTATTGTAAATCAACCACAGTCAAATGGAAAAATTGTGGAAAGGTGTCAAACTAGTTGGGGGAAATGATAAACTTCTGACTTAACAACCACTACTCGATTTTATGTCAACAATtctgtaaaattttaaaatacagTTTCACATAATTATCAAGATAATATTGATTATCGAGATAAAAATCATAAAATGACTTACTTATCGAGATACAGGTTTTACTATCATTGCATAGCCCATTGGAAAGCCCCACACTTGATAGTTGAAATGGTACATACGTTGCACAAAATGAAAATGTAGAATGCATGAATCGATATGGAAAGAGAGTAGAAATTAAGGAGAGGGTAGCCCAAGAAATCAAAGACAAACGAGGTTCAGCACAAGATAAGACACTTTGTTCTATAATGATGCTCTATATAGATTGGCTAGGTGTAGAGAGTGACATCTGGGTGTACTGCAATGACCAGTGAAAAACAGAAAGCTGCACTTCAAGTATTAGTAAGAGAGAAAGACGCATAATGTTTGTATAGGGAGAGTATACATTCAGTGACAACACTCAGCCAACAGAATAAGGCTTGACTTTATCAGTACCAACCAACAATTCTCTATCACTGGTAGAGATACTATAGGTGTTTTTTTTTAATCAAAAGTAAATTCTccacagtgattttgtacacaGAATACTGAGAGTTAGATAACTAGGTATTCTTCCCATTCTGATAGCTAGCTGTAGTGATATTTCAACAAAGACTACACTGTCCGTAGCTGTCCAAGGGGTCAACACACTCCAGCTTTAATAAAGTTATATTGAATGGCACCCAATTCAAGTGTTAACTACTGATCCTATAGCCATGTGTATCTGGCAAGTCTAGATCAGGCTTGCCCAACAAAGGTTTTCTATtttactgaattttctactgaatgatgccttcagccaagcatactgtaactcaactatggttaatactatgggtttgatttcttcgctgttcaacatcacttcgaTCTGAGATGTTACCTTTTCGCCAGCTGCATCAGCTACAATGCATGGATCATGGAtttatctttgtcctcctttgtatcccatttctttctccactaccgcTTAATTGTTGATTCACAACTGGCTGTCACAAGAATTGTCCATAATTTCCATAGCGACTGGATTGCAGAGGAGGTTTTCAtattgttcttcgtttgtaagaCTGTATAAGGATAGAAGATACCTgggaatggccacttcactccTCAGTATTGATAGTCACGTAAATAGTTGCAATTTCCgtagtgattggattgattgcagggggttcatttgtaatgctgtacacTAATGGTAAAACCTATATCTTGATAAATGACAACCATTTTATCTTGATAAACGATATTACAGTATCTCGGAGTGTTATAAACACTTTTGTTGACATAAAGTCAAGTAGTGGCTGAATTTTATCACTTCCCCAACTTGTTTGACACCTCTCCACAAGATTTACAATAGATTACGAAGATTTACTAAATTATCTTGATAAGCAAATTTGTTATCTTATTTTTATGATAGGTGATTTTATTATCTAGATAATAATCTTTTTATCTCCCAGCCCTACTGTTTACCAGGTGGCTgggtggaacaaagctgaaaatgaaacaAAATGGCCACATCACTTTCAGGGgaattgggggggggggggggtcgtTCACTAGCTTAATAAATTTTTATTGTATGTCTGGCCCAcatcattctttcctttgatacaATATGCATGTTGGCTCATCAAACAGGAAAAATCAGAAATTTtttatttgagtagggatcataggcATAAATAGCAATAAAATAAAGGTGGTCATCTTACATCAACAACTatattccttacacttgttcATTATGAACACAAAACAAATTTAGGTGATCGAATGCCAGCTCTGTAAACTTAACTAAATATTTTAGGTCATTGGAGTTGGTCTGTAATATAAAACGTATTTCCTTGGTTACATGCTACATTTTTAATAGTCGCTACGTTTGACTAGTAGTCTCGCTGTTCCCTTAAAGATAGAGAGGATAAACGCCATGGCTATCATTTGAATCCGTAGTCCTTGAAGAGTGTATTTGCTTATCCGATTAGTGAGGTGAAGTGGACTATCCTGCAGCAGTGAGGTAGTAGCCAcaccaagtaaatacggtacaGTGATCGTATACTTAACAGCAAGTAAATAGCCATTTGGACTACCAAATTTTTAGACGCTTATGTATGGTTAATTTAAACACTTGCATAATTTGATGTTTCTGAGTGAGCAATCGTCTCAAAATTTCCTCCCAGATTATAGAGCAGTTCAGTGTGATACAGGACTAGGTACTCAGCTGTCTAAAATGAAATTGTAAGTATGCCAGACACACTATGAGTTACTATACGTATATGCCTGACTCCAATATACTGGTTgttttttgtgtttagaacTAACAGCTAATACGTGGGTCTGCTTGTTGAGAATCATTGCATTATGATCCATTATGGCTTCCAGATATGTGTACAGAATGTGTTGTGTACAGGTATTCATGATAAGGTGATAGAAGATCATGTATTGGGTGCCACCATCCCTGCTAAAAGTTATATGTTGGGCTTTTAGTGATATATATAGAGAAAAAAAATCTAGACTGTCTCAGGTGAGGCCTTCAGAATGATATTCCTGGCATTGTAGCACAGTCTGACAAAGGCTGACAGGCTTAAGTACCAAAGGTAAACCAGAGATGGAACGATACAGGATTTGAAAAAAGTATCCTCAAAATTCGTGTATATGTCAGTTTTTCTTGAAGAAGATCTTTACTCTGTGGCAATGCTAAATCAATAATTTGGTTGTACACTGCATCTGCATTTCAGCAATTCTGAACACagccatgtagctatgtagtatttatgtatatgttaaagcatagccacgagtgctatatgaaaaataaagtacaaggcgtgcggccgagtactttatttttcatatagcacgagcaaggctatgctttaaatgatttatggaactttctagtcgtgtagcttcaccatacactaggactcgtaattaacaagcgttgcacggaCTATTAGCAGTCTGAaaacacacaaactagtttaacaaaatAACttacgcgtatttcaccatagtttggcatagtagacgttcattgcatcttttggcaggttttgctcgcaacccacaatcgattctattgcgagtcacatggtgaagtatttctgtgatatctccaggacttgtccgtttacattaacaaacgtaacagcaacgttaccttctcccacccatcatcgaagcatttaggtatgtctataaaagcaatccagtggtggaactcgtattggctggggtgattgatcactcagcgcggcgaggctatcagccttcaccggcttgggtgattagtcgtactggcacGAGCCccataggctattagcctacactaaggcacgtgggaaactgtgctttattgcccacaaagagtgctttattgcaccgcaaagagtgctttattgaacgaattaagcactctttgcggtgcaataaagcactctttgtggtcgatgaagcagttggccggctgagagtgtactttatgaaatttaaagtacactttttcctttgatctcgcccacgcaaagttctataaatcaATATAATGTCGATATTCCTGATATAATTATTGCGATTCACAATGTATTGATTGGAGCATCCTTTATACTCCTGGGATAGGAATCTCCACATACTTGATGTACTTTGTGCTCAGACCATCCGCACCATTAATTAATTGGTGTTGACTGGGTGGAGAAAAGTTGAactactgttttactgtgaatctCGTGACAGTAATCTTGTTCTTTACTGCGAATAGGATGAAAAGGCGATTGTGGAGGCAAATAACAGTAACAAAACTTGCTGCCGACTGAAGCTTTGGCTAACTGTAAGTCTCGAATTGTTCATTATATGAATGTCAAATTCAGTCCATAAGTATAACTTGGGTCAAGTAATCGAACCAAAGTTAAGTTACTAATGCGTTAATTCACAGATGTCTTTGTAGAAAGGTGTCGATGAAGGTGCGGAAGGAGGTGTTGAAAACAGCAGATTCCAATCCCAGgatgtaaaggatctatgaagCATAGGTAATATATACCTTCTCCTGGCATTAACATCCATGGTCACTTTGAACCCCACTGGGTTGATGTGTTCATAGGAGCTCCTTAACCCTCAAAGTCATAGAACAAAGCATTAGGGTTGAACCGTGCAGGTCTACAAGTAAAGGGAGTGTATGTAGTGCTTAGAAGATTATCACTCAGCGATCAAAGGTATGCAATTGAGGTTTGGCTTCCATGAGGTACTGTGTTTCTAATGTATTTTGCCTTCTCTTAAGCATGACATAAATATACAGCAGTATAGAAATcacattatgacatcatttgtgtGCGGGAAGGTGAAAGGCCAGACCACCAAGGAACCTTACCAGAAACAatagtacaaagaaaaaaaatcaactcccacaccatactactacgCTTTGCCATACTACTACACTTACACTTGATGCATGCTTTACATTACTACCATACCAATTAACACATAGGGTTTGTACCACCACTGCTGGTTGGCTATTTTTGTGACAACTTAGAGCTGTAGATGAGAAGATACAGTCCTTACTTCTTGGAGACCTGCACCCTGCTTTGTATGCTGTGCTTGACATATCTGTCTTGCATTTTTGGATTTCCATCTCCCATGCCTTTTAAACAGCCTATCTGGGACTCTTGCATTGGTAGCAGTGGTATCTCCTCCTGATCTCAGCCTGTGGAGTCCAAATTCTGTTGTTGAGAATCCTAGCTTCCTGTTGCACAGGTCACTCAAGTAGGTTAACTTATCTGACCAGACTGCCTAAGTACCTCACCATTTGTGTTTTGAATTGCACAGAATAGGAAGCACTGGTCGTTATATCTTATGCCTGTCCTCTCCATGTCATATTCACGTGGGAGCTTATTTACTTGCTAATTCACTGCATTCAAACACTAGAATATACACTTACCATCACTAAACTGTAAGACTAGATGAGTAGATTATGGGAAACACCACTGTCAACATTATCACTAGGTTTATTAGTTGGGGGAGTAACACAGTGCTTGTTAATGGCTACAAGGCCAGAAGTCATTCTGAAACTTTACTGCCTTACTTTACAAAAGAGCTGTCATCTCGCCTGTTTTAACCCTTTAAAGTGCATaaaacttttggggaatgtaTGTTCACACAACACAAGGCATACATGACTTAACTCCTTTAACCTAAAGCCACACATTGATCGTAAGTTATTCAGAGGAGAGTGGAAGCGTTTTAGGTGCTACTTGAATATTAAGTTAACTACATAGTTTTGTTTGGAAtaacaacacactacacataacCAGCAAATGGTTGGGATCATTAGCTCTTTCGAATATGCTTCATGTGAGGATTCAGGTGATGTACGTtgttttacaagtacacagaaaaaaaactagaatagggaccatagcacatcaataaaaagtactgaaacaagctggagtagtccatgatattaaatcacagtaaaacaataagaagtgttatatccctactgtgatttaatatcgtgcactactccagcttgtttcagtgcttattatcgatgtgctatggtccctactctagttgaaaattccaattttttaatgtacttgtttgttaacttttgttgtaaaataaaatggtgaacccacgcatactgcatcaaaagaaatggtgccacacaccCTAGCTACcatttattgtctgaaaagtaaagtatccattatgctttgttgtcagctatgttcaacctgttacacagcattgcgaatcaaaaatacagacgatttccgttacaaagggagcCATCACgcgctactgccaaattgacacctttcactgtcagccaagatgaatggaacacaaaggaggacactggtaagtccatgaagaaagcattgtacatactgtggtatcccaaaaggcacatgtccggctgaagtgacatcaaacagtgaaaaaatcaacccgtagccttagctgttatcgagttacgcttgttggacaatcagtcactagaaaatctgtttaataatttttaaaaaaaatttcgtagcaacttgttgaaagtgtttcgggtcactccgaagacttgtttgggcttgtttttacctaaccagtactgcctcatcgtcgtcagggaaaagtgaggctggtttttgggtgatgttttttcatgggccacacccaaacctttgtggtccctactatacagtactatcatactgtatgattaaagcAGTTAGTTTTCTAGGCAAAAACTGATGGAACACTTTGGCACGTATAGTAGCAATTCTAGCACTAGATAAGTATGTATATTCTTAACATAATAACAATGATGCCAAACTTTGTTACATAATCCACACGTTTCACATCACCACAAACCGAAGGttttgcataattcattttaatggCGCTTAAACTGCTTCCACCCTCCCTAGTTACTCAACCCCACTTTTGGGTGTCCATGTAGAAATGGTGTTAGGCCATTCTGGAAAAATAAAGTATTTTCATCATCTACACAAGTATCATATTTTCTTAACATTGACACTACAGTAGTCAAGTAAATAGTGGACAAGAGAAGCTGGACTGTTTATATTTGAAAACAAGCCATATCAAAAACAATTCTCTCCTTGAAAAtattgaaaatttgtacattttCAGTAGTTTTATTTTGTTTTATAATTGTTCCTTTCTTTACAAGTTGTTCTATAAACTATGTGGTTTTGTAGGCATTAACTCATCTGAACTTGTAGCTCAGTGGGACAATGGATCTTCGACTGTTGAATGCTTGGCGGCTCTTACAACCAATATTTTATTTGAATGTAATGCATATGATACGTGGGAAGGAAATCCTGGACTAGGATATGGTGAAGCTTCATCATATTTGTTAAACTTCTTTGTGAACTTTGATGATCCCTGTGGAGTAAGTTACTAtacacttgcacacacacaaacacacactacacacatctcATACCTGTTTGTGTTGTTTGTGTGATCGCTTAAATGGGAATgtgggtgtgtgggtgtgggtgtgtgtgtgtgtgtgtgtgtgtgtgtgtgtgtgtgtgtgtgtgtgtgtgtgtgtgtgtgtgtgtgtgtgtgtgtgtgtgtatgtgtgtggagaAATGTGCTACTGAGTAAGGTTGTCTTTATACCAAAAAATAATACAAATAGTTTGATCTTCTGAAAAATGACAATCATATTTCTTTGTAAGGCATTTTGTCAAGGCCTCACTTagtctacattaattttgtcagTGTTTTCCATATctcattttaatttttaaaatgattaaatgatttattattttaaaaatttatttatttattaaggctttacagcacaagtgctgaaggtctgtagggcacctggtcctacagcctgtttaaagatctTATATTAATTATGTTAGTCGTTGTCAAGTTTCTGGCTGCATCATGTTGGGAAAGGCCAGCAACTCTTCTAAGTACTTTTTGCACGCTTCACAAGCACTGCACACATGTATTatcaattgccttgaaatttggtgcaCTAAAAAAGGTCAAATATCAAATATTGGTGAGAATTTGATAAACGTTTGCAGAGTTATGAATGACTTTTTGGCATAGCataattgatttgttgtcatgcctacagagtaaactaCTTATGTGTGTTATAATGTAACAACCAAAGTAGcaattgaggtactctaatagaacagttatcaCATACTCACTAAATAGACAGGTAAAAGCCAGCATCCCCCAAGGGCTTTTTGAGGATATCTTGTTTCCAGGTGTACTTATGTAAATTAAGGATATAGGGACGCAGCAATACAGGTAAATAACCATATTACATATTGCCTTTAAAAATGTtccaatatattgctgtatattgTAATAATATTTGGATTAGGGCCTTTGGCGATGTTAAAGTGCTATGCTTATGTAAATATCTCATGGATATAAGCTACGTCAGATGCAGTAGATAGCATTAATGTCATGTGGTGTACACCCACCAGTCAAAAGCTGCTAATGGCCAACAGTTATTAATTAATAACTCATTAAATATGAGGGTGGGTCATAAATATGCTAGTTCAAATATTACGTACAGTGCGTAAACCGAAGACCTATGCCCTAATACTAGGCGCCATTTGAAAGATAATTAAATTTCCAACAAGGTGGTGGTGATTAAAAGTTGGTACAACACTGTGTTCCAGAGATACAGCACCGTGAAGTTGGTCAAAAGATCTGCAATAAAATGCAGCCATTTGGGATGAAGCAAAATGAAGTCTTTACTCTCATCTTGGCAGATTTGCTACCTGACAACAATTACAATTGGTGAAATACAACCACTACAGCACTCTAATTACTGCAATGAGGCCGAAGAAGGCGGAGAGGCAAGTAGTTTAGTCAAAAATGGTGCCATTAGCAGACATAGTCGCAAGCGTCCTTTATGGCAACGCTGCTGTACTCTTCAATGATTGTGATGAAGAACTAACCATCCATTACTAATTCCATATAACAGTTGTAGTGAGTTTGTAGCGTTTGTGATGATTATATGCAAAGAAATTGATTATTATTCCAAAAATAAATGTCTATTTATTGAGATTGCGGCTGGTGTTTCTCAGCAAAGTGAGTGGTCAATCTCCTTCAAGTTTGGTGTGTTTGCTATAGCAGAGTTGTCCACCAACTTGTGTACTAAATTTGCAAGTTGTAGCTATTTTACTTTTCAAGTTATtagcaaaataaattttttcGTACAAAAATTTTCAAAGATCATATTTAAATGTTGACAGGTACACAATTCTTGTCACAGAGTGGGTGTGACCACATGACTTTGTTCAAACATAATGTGAATAATTCCACCAAGTTTCAGCATATTTCCATGAGCAGTACTACTAAAGTtatgaattttacaaaaaaaaaaaatttttatccCCCTAAAGTTAGTATTcaattttaaacaggtattacaATACAAGTAGGCAGTACTACAACCAGTACTGTTTGTTTAGGATATGGCTTTTAGTCTAGTCACTGCTAAAACATCAACAATTACATTCTGGTGGCTTTGATGCCCGCCCTCCAGGAGCCACAGCCCAATACAACCCTGCAATATTTAACTATATAttgtaacacagcaatatattgcaatacacAATATGTTTCATCAGTATTGTGAtataaaatattgcaatatattgttgCACCCTTATAAGGTTATGGGATAGCAAGTGACTGTCGAACAAAATGTTTATTTAAACATGTTATTAATGTGTAATCGCATTCGTAGTTTCACTCActtattttcctgaaccaaaaatcaggaattaacattttgtataacaaACTAGTAGTTTGGTGTCTTTTCTTGTCTAGGCCTTGACAAAGCCATATGTAAGAAAAAATATTTCTAGTATAGTGTGCTTGTAATTAATATGAATTTTTCATGTTAGGAATAGTGAAAGTTtaggcttttctggccaaaaatatcaccttaacaatgaagagcagcttcagGAATTTTGGTGGcaggtttccaaattttctgttccATGTACACTTAAATCTAGGGGGTCTGTGGTATCCCTcaggaaacttttgaaaattatgtgttttgaaattgaatctggtgaCAATTTTCGCCAACATAATCTTTAAAGCTGACATTCTAAACATTATTATATTAGGAATTGGTTGATATAAGCTGTTTCTGCTGGCATAGCATAAATAAGGAACAGGCTATGAAACTtaaagcatacaacagacacaTGTATGCCATCCTGGGTGTCTGAGGTATGCCCTGGGAAAAAATTTTTAAACTTGAGATACAATTTTAGACTATGTTGGAGTAGATAAACTTATTCCTGTGTCCTCGTTTGTGTCCtattatctttgctgacagtacaaAATGTTGATTCGTGGAAGCATGTGAAGGTGCCgttctttcttctaatgcagtatgcataggttaaccagtcataataatgttaaacAAGGATGAATAAGTCCATTGTTGCACGAAGTCCATAGCAACTTATCGGAAGCATTTTTTTgaaacacttttgggcttgcttaTATCTCACAGTCAAGGTGACATGACAGtatggttttggggtgatatttttgaccAGAAAAGCTCAAACCCTCCCTATCATActgtatctcaatcttgcttgATCAGTCCCTGGAAACCTCAAAAACTTTGTATCTTCTGTGTTTATGCCAAATTTAAAGCTTTCAAAGTTAATCAGAGGTAAAGTTTTGTGTAATGCTGATAAAGTGTACGTCAACACAAAGAGGAAAAGTAAACAATTAGACACTACAGTAgaacctccattatccaaacacttgtgtgtgccagttcaatcacaaaagtgttcagataagtgaattagtTCGGATAAATGTCTATCTACATTAAGAGCTGTGTTCAAACACTCTAGCAGCCCGTTCACACTATCCCAGGTTAGCCAGAGTGTTTTCAACTTGGGTTATTGAACTTGGGTTGGTACTTAttcacactactgcatctgaTGCAAGCTTGATAGTTCGCTATGAGCTTTAGGGCACTTTATAAAAAGGCACTAGAATTGTGGCAAAGAAGCGTAGAACCAAGTTGTACAATGTTATAAATTCCATGTTTAAGTTCCTTTCCCCAGGAATATTAATGTGTCGTACAAGCGTAACTGTCACAAAGTCTACCAGAACTACGGTACATCGTAGCCATTTTGAAGAACAGTTTCAAAGCATAGAATATACTCACTTTGTGGCCAACAGAAGCAAGTTATACTGTTAACCTGAGTTGGCCAGCTCACACTGCACCCTATCCTGGGCCAACCCGTGCCAGCCCACCTCTCCTTGTTGTACCATGCTGGACCCAGTTCGGCATGGCTCAATTGATTCACACTACAATTTGTTTCGTGCCGTGCCGTGCTCTACCCGGGTTAGAAGGTAGTGTGAACAGGGTGTAATAGAACATGCACATATtgactaaatactctaatagaacagtcaccgctatTGTTCATATaattagtgatgtgcgatacttATCGATATATTGCGATACCGATACACACGTGCACATCGATAttttgattgtgcaatcacgggAATATGAAGGTCTGGCTTTCTTCAATTTAAAAGTGTAGCTGAGTTTTTTAACCTGTTTCCTAAACTCCTTAAGCTTGTTATATAATAGTGTAATGGCTGGTACTAAACAATATAAATTTATCAGCCACCCACACACTTAATTAAACTTGGCTTCTTTGTACAAAGGATGCACTATATTGATATCGTATCGTGACTACACAGCTGTTAGATACAGATACACCATTTCAGgcgtatcgcacatcactacataTAATCAAGAATTTAGATAgtcgaggtcctactgtactagTGTAAGGTAATAAGAAACGCATggtgttttaatttttgttcagGTGGTTATTACTCTTGGATACAGCAAGATATGTGAGCCGGCAGAATGTAAGGCTGACAGTCATCATGATATAAAGACATTGAGCAGGTAGCAGTATTGCATGTAATAGTGATATCATGTGTGTTAACTGTTTACAGACCTGATTACTGGGTAGTCAGTAATATACCAGAAGATTCTTGTAGGGAATTTTTCGAGAGTAGTCAATGCACCATGTACATAAGTTTCTGTAAACCAATATCTGGTGTTGGTCATTGTGAAGGCTTAGTGAACACTTCAGTATGTATCACAAATGGTACAACTTCCTACAGTCTTGGAGTATACAATTATCTTGTCAACCCATTTGTTAGCTTCAGTAAGTAAACTAGCTAATAGTATCATCCAAGTATATTATTATGGTCGTTGTTGTATTACAGCTAATGACACAATATTAGCAGCTTACAGCAATGGTACCCATAATCCCAAGTGTCCAAGTACCTATACCAGTGATGTGGGATCCATTGTCACCCTCAAATGTGACCTGGGAGCGACATGGAGTCAGTCTGGAAGCACGGGAGATGCTTCTGATCATTTTGAAGGACTTTTATTAAACCCAGAAGATGCCTGCTTGGTATGCCTACATGTATTTGTTATTTCAATAATTTACTGTATTTGTACAGGTATTTGTCGAATTTTCATACAGTGGAGCTTGTTCTGGTCAAAAAAGACATAGTAGTAGTTCAAATGACAATGACAAAGTTGGCTGGCCTGGACTGATAATAATGCTAGTGTAAGAAATGATGTCAGTTGTGGTAGTGTCTTATTGTGTACTGTTCCTAGCCTGGCGGTGACAGTTACACTGTACCTGATCATCGGCAGTGCTGTCAATATTTCTAAGGGAAAGTCAACTTGTCCTGAAATGCTGCCGCAGTATGACTTCTGGAAAGCATT
The Dysidea avara chromosome 7, odDysAvar1.4, whole genome shotgun sequence genome window above contains:
- the LOC136261639 gene encoding uncharacterized protein, which translates into the protein MHAMRQLALLLGIVCLASAQTEICTAGDYNIEPLVKPGYWQITLAEANCRHFGFDECTLFLAFCQELPSSISGCDTSEDVLGPTSLCVTNGTVGYSMGAYDDNMNPFRMSINSSELVAQWDNGSSTVECLAALTTNILFECNAYDTWEGNPGLGYGEASSYLLNFFVNFDDPCGVVITLGYSKICEPAECKADSHHDIKTLSRPDYWVVSNIPEDSCREFFESSQCTMYISFCKPISGVGHCEGLVNTSVCITNGTTSYSLGVYNYLVNPFVSFTNDTILAAYSNGTHNPKCPSTYTSDVGSIVTLKCDLGATWSQSGSTGDASDHFEGLLLNPEDACLVFVEFSYSGACSGQKRHSSSSNDNDKVGWPGLIIMLVLAVTVTLYLIIGSAVNISKGKSTCPEMLPQYDFWKAFFKSAIEGVFFTADLVTCGFCTRQIGPSPTSEYEKL